The sequence CCAACATGGCAAGTAGTTGCAACGGATATTTATCAAGCAACTTTAGATGTTGCACAAGAAAATGCTCAAATCCATCAATTATCGAATGTGCAATTTGCTTTGGGGACGTGGTATCAAGCGATTGATAATCATTGTAAATTTGATTTAATTGTTTCAAATCCACCTTATATTGATGCTGTTGATAGTCATCTTGCAAACCTACCTTATGAGCCACGCCGTGCTTTGGTTGCAGAACAGCAGGGTTTAGCGGATTTGGTTGTGATTATTGGTCAAGCACCACATTATTTAAATAAAAATGCTTGGTTAATTGTTGAGCATGGTTATAATCAAGGGCAGGCGATACGAAAGTTATTTTTACAAGCAAAGTTTAGTGATGTTAAAACCATTCGTGATTATGGTGGTAATGAAAGGATTACTTTAGGTTGTTATCGTTGAGCTAGGTCAATATTTCTTATATGATACATATCAAATTATTGATGGAGTTTTAAATCATGAAATCAGTTGCTTTTTTAGGGTTAGGGGCGATGGGCTATCGTATGGCGAGCCATTTGCCTAAACAATTTCAAGATGTGCGGGTATGGAATCGCACGACAGCTAAAGCACAACAACATGCCGAGCAATATCAAACGCAAGCAGTTGATTTGGCAACAGCCTTTCAAGCGGACGTGATATTTTCATGCTTGCCAACTAGTTTAGAAGTATATCATCTAATGTTGCAAGCGGAAGAACATGGTTGGCTTAAAACGGGTAGCATTTGGGTTGATTGTACGAGTGGTGTGCCTGCCTATGCAAAAGCGATGAGTGAAAACTTAAAAACTTATGGCGTGGATTTTTTAGATGCACCTGTAAGTGGGCAAACCATCGGTGCAGAAAATGGCACATTAACGGTGATGGTAGGTGGTCAAGCTGAAGCTTTTGAACGTGTTTATCCTGCTATGCAATGTTTTGGTAAATTAATTCAACATGTAGGTGAAAGTGGGGCAGGTTTTGCAGTAAAAGCTGTCAATAATATGTTGATGGCGGTGAATATTTGTGCAGTTGCTGAAGGGTTAGGCACTTTAAAAGCCCATGGTGTAGATTTAAATTCTGCTTTGACGTGTATCAATGCATCTAGTGGTAAAAGTATGGTTACAGAAACAGTATTTCCACAACGTGTACTCAATCGAGCATTTCCATTAACTTTTGCTCTGCCACTGTTAGATAAAGATACAGGAATTGCCTTAGATTTGGCTCAACAGCAAAAATTAGCCACACCTGTTTTATCAACGGTGCGTAATTTGGTCAATATTGCCAATAGTCAATCAACTGCTAATGATGATTTTTCGACCATTGCCAAAATGTATGAGCAATGGCATAAATCAACATTGGAATAATATAGAATTGATATTTTGAAATGTAGGGGTTTATTACATAAACCCTTTGTAAAATCAATTACTTGGGTGAATATAATTCACCCTACAGTTTAATTATCAATTGAAATCAAATAATTAATTATTCATCCGTATGATACATTAAATAAAGTTCAGTAAGATTTTCTGGAATTTCTTCAGCCAATTCGTCCATTAATTGACCATTACGGCGGAAACTTTCCATTTGTGGGTCTTCTTCGTCAATACCGCTAAATACCATCATTGGTAAAGTCAGTTCAATTAGATTTTCTTCCAATTCTGGTTGGAACCATGCTTCTTCGTTTAAGAAGAGTGCATCGACAAAACCAACCGCCCAATCACCTAGACTTGAATCAACATCAGCTTCTTCAATTTCAAAAGGGAAGTCAATTAATTCTTCATTAACTAATGTAGTTTGAATCTGTTTTAACCATAATTGAATGTGTTCAACAATTTCTTGTGGCACTTTTTGCTGTTGTTGGTCAAATAATTCTTTTAGCCAATTGCTAAATTGGGGGCCTACTGCAACAGCACATAAAAAACCATGTGTGGCAGCAAAATCTAAGCCATATTCGTTTTGTTCGCCATCTAAATAATCGGCGAGTAAATCTAAATTAACTTGAGTCATATTTTATCTCAAAAACAAAAGTGAAAATCAATTATTCATTTTCATCATCAAAATCGTCTAAATCATCGAAATCATAATCGAAGTCTTTAAGTTCTTTTTCTAAACGGCGTTGGGCAAGTAAATCATCAATTAAGCGACGTTTTTCTAAAGATTCTTTACTACTTAATTTCGCATCATTTTCATCGAAATTAATCGTTTCATCATCACCATAATTATCATCTAGTTCAAAATCTGGTGGGCTCATTTCATATCCTCACAAAAATAAGTTTGATTTTAATTGCGTTATTTATCTTTTTTTATAACTAATGTCAAGTTTTTTTGATAATTTTTATTAAAAAATAGAAAAAATATATTTTTTGATGATTATTTAATCTATATTATGTGTATTGATGGACAGCTTAATTATAATGATAAGCATTATATAATGAAGTTTTTCAATTTAGAGAACATAATTTTTACAGATAATTTTTACTTAGAGCATAGCAGGAATATATGATTTTATGCTATGATATGAGATTAACATCAGAATAACGTTCAGTTAAAAATAACGTTGTTTGATAATTTATTATGATTAAGCAGATTTAAGGCGTCATTCATCATGAGCGAAAATGAATTGGAATCTCAAAAATCCCAAGTTGCCGAGTTAATTACTCGTGGTCGTGAGCAAGGTTATTTGACTTATGCTGAAATTAACGACCATTTGCCAGAGTCGATTACAGAAAGTGAGCAAATTGAAGATATTATTCAAATGCTTCAAGATGTTGGTATTCCTGTGCATGAACGCGCACCTGAATCTGATGATGCCATGTTTAGTGAAACATCGGAAGTGGGAGATGATATTGCTGCTGAAGAGGCGGCGGCAGTTTTAGCTTCGGTAGAAAATGAACCAGGACGGACGACTGACCCTGTGCGTATGTATATGCGTGAAATGGGGACTGTTGAACTTTTAACCCGTGATGGCGAAATTAGTATTGCAAAACGTATCGAAGAGGGTACACGTGATGTTTTAAAATCAATTGCGTATTGGCCAACTGCAGTTGATGTAGTATTAGATGAATATCAAACTTACTTAGCAGGTGAACGCCGTTTAGCAGATATTTTTTCAGGCTATTTAGACCCTGAAGAGTTAAACGAAGAAATTCCAGATGTGTTAGATGAGGACGCAGAGAAAGAGCTTAATGCTCAGGCTGGTAGTTTAGATGATGATATTGATTTAGATGATGAAAGTGATGAGGAAGTTGCAGTTGGAGGTGAAGAGGGTGATGATGATTCAGGTCCAGATCCAGAACTTGCCAAACAACGTTTTGCAGAGTTAGAGGCAATTTGGCATAAAACGAATGCGATTGTAAGGGAAAATGGTCGTCATAGTGCTTATGGTAAAGCAGCGTTAGATGAATTAGCTGCTGTATTTATGATGTTTAAATTTACGCCACGTTTATTTGATTTAATTGCAGAGTCAATTCGTGGTACACATGAGCAAATTCGCCAAAATGAACGTGAAATTATGCGTTATGCTTTGCGTCGTGGACGTATGGATCGTGAATTATTCCGTGTGTCATTCCCCGGTCAAGAGTCAAATCAAGCATGGCTTGATGAACAATTAGAAAAAGTTCCAGAAGAAACAAAGGTTTATCTACGCCGAGTGCGTGCTGATGTGATGGCTTATCAGGCAAAAATTGGTGAAATTGAACAACAGCTTGGCTTAAAAGTAAGTGAAATTAAAGACATTTCTAAACGCATGGCAATTGGTGAAGCGAAAGCTCATCGTGCGAAAAAAGAAATGGTTGAAGCAAACTTACGTTTGGTGATTTCGATTGCCAAAAAATATACTAATCGTGGCTTACAATTCCTTGATTTGATTCAAGAAGGTAATATCGGCTTAATGAAAGCGGTAGATAAATTTGAATATCGTCGTGGTTATAAATTCTCAACTTATGCAACTTGGTGGATTCGTCAAGCGATTACACGTTCGATTGCAGACCAAGCACGAACTATTCGTATTCCTGTGCATATGATTGAAACTATTAACAAAATTAATCGTGTTTCACGTCAATTATTACAAGAAATGGGTCGTGAGCCTACACCTGAAGAATTGGGCGAACGTTTGGATATGGATGAATCTAAAGTCCGTAAAGTGTTAAAAATTGCTAAAGAACCAATTTCAATGGAGACACCAATTGGTGATGATGAAGATAGTCATTTGGGGGATTTCATTGAAGACCAAAATATCATTTCGCCAGTCGATGCAGCGACTTCACAAGGTCTGCGTGAAGCAACACGAGAAGTGTTGGAAAATTTAACTGAGCGTGAAGCAAAAGTATTGAAAATGCGTTTTGGTATTGATATGACTACAGACCATACTTTAGAAGAAGTGGGTCGTCAGTTTGATGTAACGCGTGAACGCATTCGTCAAATTGAAGCTAAAGCATTGCGTAAACTTCGCCATCCATCACGTTCTGAACATTTACGTTCATTCTTAGAAAGTGATTAATTCGAGATTAAATGTTTAATGATAGGCAAAAGATTTATCGCATAATCATCATGTGATAAATCTTTTGTTTTTATCATGATTATATAGACAGATTGCTAAGAGTTTATTATGTATCAAGTTCTCGCTCGTAAATATCGTCCGCATAATTTTTATGAATTGGTTGGGCAACAACATGTTTCTAAAGCTTTAACCAGTGCTTTAGAGCGAGGACGTTTACATCATGCTTATTTATTTACAGGAACACGTGGGGTGGGGAAAACCACAATTGCACGTATTTTAGCTAAATGTCTAAATTGTGAAACGGGTATTACTGCTACACCATGTGAACAATGTAATGTATGTCAAGCGGTAAATGAAGGACGATTTATTGATTTAATTGAAATTGACGCAGCATCTCGTACCAAAGTTGAAGATACACGAGAGTTACTGGACAATGTGCCCTATGCACCAACACAAGGACGGTTTAAAGTTTATTTAATTGACGAAGTACATATGCTTTCTACACATTCTTTTAATGCTTTACTTAAAACTTTAGAAGAACCGCCTGAGCATGTTAAGTTTTTATTTGCGACAACTGATCCACAAAAATTACCAATCACGGTGATTTCACGTTGTTTGCAATTTACGTTACGTCCTTTAACGATAGAAGAGATTCATCATCATATTGACAAAATCTTAACTTTAGAACAGATTCATCATGATGATGGGGCATTATGGCAATTAGCTGAATCAGCACAAGGTTCATTGCGTGATGCATTATCGCTCACTGACCAAGCAATTGCCTATGGGCAAGGAGTTATCCAACAGCAAGATGTTAAAGAAATGCTTGGTTTGATTGATAAACATTTGGTGTATGATTTATTGCTCGCAATTCATCAAAATCAACGTCAAATGGTGGCGGAATTATTATTGTTATTTCGTCAGCAAGCGATTGATGTAGCGATGGTGTTAGACCAACTGATTTCAACATTGCATGAATTGGCTTTAATGCAACATTTGCCAAATTTAACAGCAAATTATAGCCAAGATATTAACCAAAAAATTCAAATGTTGGCACAACGTATTTCGGCGACAGATTTGCAATTGTATTATCAAATTGCCTGTAAAGGACGTGATGAATTAAATCTTGCAGTTACACAAGCACAAGGATTTGAAATGTGCATTTTACGTTTGTTGGCATTTCGTCCGTTATCTAATAATGAAATTATATCATCAGAAAATGTATTACCCAAAAATGTATCATCACAATCAATAGTGATTGAAAATAGAAGCATGGAAAATGCCTTAATAGAAGAAAAAACGGAACATTTAGAAATAGAAAATATTACAACAGTAGGAGAAAATGTTATAAGTTCGATGTCTGATACTGTGGTCAATAGCATAGATGAGCCAACAATAGATGCGATTGAACAAGTTACGCAACAAGCGGTCTTTGAGCCATTATCTCAACAGGATATTTCTGATACAGATACGCAGATTATAGAAAATCCTACTGCAATGTCTATAAATGTGGATAATTTAAACACTTATCCACAATTAGATGATTTAGCTGAGCATTTTATCCGCTTTGATACTCGACAAAATGATTTAATTGATGTATTTGAACAAGAAGCAAGTTTACAACAACAAACGTCATTAAAAACGAAAATACAAGGTTTGATGTATTTAGATGGTACACAAGATTTAGTTGATGTTGATGATGAAACATCAACACCAATTATTCATCAATCGACCATTATGGAAGCTATTCCGTCTGCACCAAGTATTCCTGTGATGCAAGAAAATACAGCATTAGTACAACCATTGATGGTTACTGAAGGCACTATCATGCCATCACAGATAGATACGCATCAGTTGAGTAAAGTACCTGAATTGGTACAGCCTAATGAATTAAGTCCACAACAAATTTTACAATTGCCAGAGCAAGATTTAACAGGGCAGTGGACAGCGGAAAAGTACGAGTATTGGTTACGCAAACATAGTGAATTATCGCCTGTGATACAAGGTTTTATACAAGATGGTATGATGACTGGCGATATTATTGGTGTATCAGTCTTGAATATTCCACGACAATATGAAATGATGTTACATGGTTTCATTCCACATATTGAGCAAGCATTAAAGAAAATTGACCGTCATAATAGCTTGCAAATAAATTGGGTTGAACAATTAGAAGTGAATGTGATGACGCCATTACGTTTACAGCAACAACGTGAAATGAAAGCACATCAACAAGCCTTAAAATGGCTACATCAACATCAGGGTATTGCCAGTTTTGTGCAAACCTTTTCAGGGCAAATCCGTGATATTGAATTAGAGCAAGGGGAATAACGTGCAACCTTATCGAATATTATGTGTGTGTTTAGGTAATATTTGTCGTTCGCCAACTGCTGAAGTCGTATTGAGAACTTTAGCTGAACAACATGGTTTAAATGTACAGGTGGATTCGGCGGGAACGAGTAATTATCATCCGAATAAAGCTCCTGATTTGCGTAGTCAAAAGCACGCATTAAAACGTGGCTATGATTTATCAGCCCTGCGTGCTAGACAAATTAAATTGCAAGATTTTTGTAAGTTTGATTTAATTTTAGCGATGGATAAACAAAATTTAGCTGATATTCAAGCTTTGGCACAACAAGCAAAACAGTATTATCCACAAGAATATAAAGCAAAAATTGCTTTGATGAGTGAGCATGATACTGCTTATTTAGGACAAGCCGTGCCAGACCCTTATTATGGCGATGAGCAAGATTTTGAAGCGGTATTAGACCAATGTGAAAGTAGTAGTTTGGCGTGGATTCATTATTTAAAAACACAATCGATATAGGAAAAAAGATGTTATTAGTACAAAATAATGTGAATTTAAAACCTTATAATACGTTGGCTTTAAATAGCATAGCTGAATATTTTGTAGAAATTAATAGTCGGCGTAATGTGGAAGATGCATTTGATTATGCACGCAAACATCAGTTAAATACGTTAATTTTATCAGGGGGGAGCAATGTATTATTGCCTGAAAAAATTAATGCTTTAGTGATGAAAATGAATATACAAGGCATTGAACTAACAGATGAAAATGATGAATTTGTATGTTTAAAAGTTGAAGCAGGACAAGTTTGGCATGATTTTGTTTGTTATACTACGCAACAAGGCTATTATGGATTACAAAATTTAGCTTTAATTCCTGGTTTAGTGGGTGCTTCACCTGTGCAAAATATTGGTGCTTATGGTGTAGAAGTGGGCGATTTTATTGATTATGTTGAAGTTTATGATAGCGTTACCCAGATGTTTGGCTATTTGAGTAAAGAAGATTGCCAATTTGCGTATCGTGATAGTATTTTTAAACGTCAAGCAGGGAGGTTTGTGATTATTTCAGTGTATTTCCGTTTGCTCAAACAACCCAATTGGACATTGGATTATGGCGATTTAAAACAGGCGGTTGGCGATGATTTAAGTGCAGAACATGTACAACAACAAATTATAAATATTCGTCAATCTAAATTACCAGATCCGAAAGCATTTGCTAATGTAGGTAGTTTTTTTAAAAATCCAATCATTACACAGCAGGAGTTTATTGATATTTTAGCTCATTATCCACATATACCACATTATCGACAAGCCAATGGTGATGTAAAATTAGCAGCAGGCTGGTTGATTGAACAAGCAGGGTGGAAAGGAAAACGTTTGGGGCAAGTCGGTATGTTTGAACGTCAAGCATTGGTTTTAGTGAATTATGCTGATGCCACTCTGAATGATGTACAGCAAACGTACCATCAAGTTCAGCGGGATGTATGGCAAAAATTTGCGGTAGATTTAGAGCCTGAACCAGTGTTATTTAATGAGCAAGGTAAAATGATTGAACATCGTTCACATCATGAATAGTAATAATGACGATTAAACCATGCGTATATTTTTAATAAAGGTGCTGAAAACGATGTTGATATTATCGGCATTATTATTATGTTGTTTATGTTTTGTTTATACCCCTTATTATTCTCGTAGTGTATTGTTTTTAATCGAAAAATTAAATCCTGCTGTGGTTAATCCTGTGGCAGCACAAAGTCAGCAACAAGCAGGATTAAAATTAGGAGAGCGTGTTTCTTTAGAACCGGGTTCAGTATTATGGATTGCACGTCAAAGTTATTTAAATTTACTATGGGAATATATTCAGCAAGGGAAATCTCATGAATTATCACGGATTTATGCCGCCTATCAAATCTTACAACGTGAAATAGAAGTACAATTACTTAATCGTAAATTACAACAACATAAAGTAAAAACATCATCATCAACAATTATGTCAAGTCAAAAAACTCAAAATACTGAAACTACGATACAACAAGCAGAACAAGTACAATTATCTGATAAATATCGTCAATTTATGCTTAATTTCTTACATAATAATCCAAATATTCGACAAATTGAAGATGAGCTTTTTGCTGATATTGCTGAATTATATCAACAACATGGACAACAAACTCCTGTGAGTTTACAACGTCCTTATGCGATTGTAGTCGTGGGTGGTGGTTTAACACGAGATAAAAATACTAAAGAAATTATTGTTAATGCTTATACGGAACAGCGTTTAAAAACCACCATTGATGTAGTGAAAGATTATAATTTACCGATTTTATTAAGTGGTGTTGAATCACCTTATATGCAAAAATGGTTGCAACAATATGGGGTACAAGCCAGTTTATTAGAGAAAAAAAGTATGAATACCTGTGAAAATTCACGGTTTAGCTCTTTATTATTACAGAAAAAAGGTGGAGCACCGACAGTGATTTTAATTACGGATATATATCATATGCCACGAACTCGCCGTTTATTTGCTGATGATGGTATTGCAACTATTCCAATGGTGGCAAATATGCCAACAGAATTAACCGTATGGCAACCAAGTAAGATTAATTATGACCATAGTCGCCGTGCTAATTATGAACTTTTAGCCACTTTGCGTGATAAATTTTTAGGACGGAATGATTGTCGTGAAGTACCTGCACCTTAAATTAAGGCTAATGATTATCGACAAAATCTATACATAAAACTGAACTTAAAACAGTTACAATGATTGATATTTGACTAATTTAATCCAATTTTTAATTATGAGTATTGCATTTCTCACGCCACGACAATTAACAGATTTAGGATACGAAAGTCCACAACCTGAAACACGTAGTCAATTAAAACCGTTAAATTTAAATCGTGAATATGTTGCTGAACACGCATTGTTAGGTTATCAAAAAATGTTTGCTTTGGATAAATTAACGGATTTATGCGATTATTGGCAAGGGTATGTACAAACAGCCAAATATAAAATTCACACACAAGTGTTTAAGCCCAAACAGACTTGTAAGGGAACAGTTTTTTTATTACATGGCTATTTGGAACATAGTGGTATTTATCAGCCTTTAATTAAAGAAGTGTTAGAACAAGGGTTTCAAGTACTGATTTTTGATTTACCCGGACATGGTTTAAGTGAAGGGCAACCCGCAAATATTGATGATTTTAATGATTACCAAGATATTTTATTAACCGTGCATCAATATGTAAAACCGCATTTAACACAACCATACCTTGCTATAGGACAAAGTACAGGTGCAGCGATTATTATGCACCACATTTTACAATATGCCCAACAACGTCAAGCCCCTTTATTTAAGCAAGCATTGTTATTATCGCCATTAATTCGCCCTGCTAAAAGTGCATGGTGGCACAATTCGGTCGGTTTAGGCATTGTTAAACGTGTGAAAACGAGCGTACCACGTCCATTTCGCCGTAATAATCATAATCCAGAATTTTTGCGTTTTGTGCGTTTGCATGACCCATTACAGCCACATCAATTAGGTATGAACTGGATTTTAGCGATGTCTAAGTGGATGACCGATATGGAAAATTATCCTAATTGTCGTATTCCGATTTGGTTGGCACAAGGTGTGTTAGATAAAACGGTGGATTGGCAATATAATGTGGAATTTGTACGCAAAAAATTCCGTTTACAGGCATTTTTATTACTGGAAGAAGGTTCACATCAATTGGTAAATGAAGTGGAAAGTATTCGTTCACCATTGACTGGGTTGATTAAAAGTTTTTTAAATGTGGAGTATCGTAAGGAGTATTATTAATTTGATTGCATAATTACAACACGACAACTTCATCACTAAAATTATCTTCTACTTGTCTTGTTTGATAGCTTGACTAATACGGCGAGCCAGCATACTTTTACCTGTACCAGGCGGTCCAATTAATAGGGTGTTTTCTCCTGCAAGTAAGCCTAATAAGGCAACTTGAATTTCGGATTTACGACCAATAAACCCTTGTGAAAGTTGTTGCTGTAACTGCTGTAATTTATGTTGCATGGCTATTCCTTTAAAACTGACAATAAAAAATGATTTGTAAAATCACAAAATGAGATGGATTGTGTCAAGAGATTTTTTTCTTTATGTGTTTTAATGCGATTAATTAAATTTTTTGCAATATAGATACTGTAAAAATTATTAAGGTTGAATTTTATTTTAAAATCAACCAAATAACTTTGCATGACTACCAATATCAGCCAGCTCCAAAATATCATCGCCTAATTTTCGATAGATTAGCACTAAATCAGGTTTGATATGACAATCTCGATAACCTAAAAAATCTCCTTGTAGTGCATGGTCTCTATAACGTTCAGGTAAAGTTTGGTCATTAATCAACAGATAAATGACTTCAAACCACTGAGCAATCAGTACATTATGTTTGGCAAAATGACGTTTAAATCGAGTGGTATATTCAATCTTTCGCATAAAGTTGCTCCATTAAATCATCAATGCTATCCGCTTGATGTTTAGGCTCTAAACCTTGTTTTAATGAAAGCAAAAATGCGGCGGTTTCAGCATTGGGCTGATAATTTTGCTCTGCTTGATAACTCAAATCTAAAGGAATGCGTTTCGTTTGCCCAATTTCTTTTAAAAATGAGCGTAATACTTGAGATGGAGAAAGTCCATAACTCTCAATCACTTCAAAGGCTTGGATTTTTTCTGTTTCATCGATTTTAAATTGGCAAGCAACCATTGTCATAGCATACTCCTATTATCATGATAAAATACTGCTAATAGCCATATATTAGCATGATAAATATCAATATTCTAGTTTTTACTTATCAAAATTTGTAAGGACGAAAAATATTCC comes from Moraxella sp. ZY210820 and encodes:
- a CDS encoding type II toxin-antitoxin system RelB/DinJ family antitoxin encodes the protein MTMVACQFKIDETEKIQAFEVIESYGLSPSQVLRSFLKEIGQTKRIPLDLSYQAEQNYQPNAETAAFLLSLKQGLEPKHQADSIDDLMEQLYAKD